Within Nitrospira sp. MA-1, the genomic segment CAGTCTCCGGCTATACTCGGCGCATGGCACAGTCACCAAAGTTGGCATTTTTAGGAGCAGGTAATATGTGTGAGGCATTGGTGACCGGCATTTTGAAAGCCAACCTTGCGTCTCCTGCCAATATTTCTGTGACCGATATTTCCTCAATCCGATTAGAACATTTCCAAAAGACATTTCAAGTCCAGGTGGGATCTCATAACGCTGATGAAGTGAAGTCAGCCGATATCATTGTTCTCTGTGTGAAGCCTCAGGTTATGGATATCGTGCTTTCGGAGATCAAAGATCAGCTTTCTCCGAAGCATTTAGTGATTTCTGTCGCAGCAGGCTATCCGTTGGCTCGCATACAACAGCATATCGGGGAAAATGTTTCTCTAATTCGTGCGATGCCCAATACCCCGGCAGTCATTCAGGAAGGCGTAACGGCTTTAGCCGGGAGTTCAGGTCTTCCCTCCCAGCATCTTCTGCTGGCTCAATCCATATTTGAATCGGTGGGCAGAGTGGTCACGGTGGAAGAATCCTTAATGGATGCCGTTACGGGTTTGAGCGGAAGCGGTCCCGCGTATATCTATCTGGTGATTGAAGCACTCACCGATGGTGGAGTGCGGATGGGCATCCCACGGACCGTTGCCACGGTGCTTGCGGCACAAACAGTTTTAGGGGCGGCCAAGATGGTACTCGAAAGTGGGGAACATCCTGCTTTACTCAAAGATCGGGTGACTTCACCAGGTGGGACGACAATTGCCGGACTCCAACAATTGGAAATCGGGCGGATACGGGCGACCTTAATGAATGCCGTCGAAGCTGCTACGGCTCGTTCTCATGAGTTGGGCCAATTATGAACTCGGTCGCACTGACGTGAGATGCACACATGGCATAAGATTTTATTGAAAGGAGTACACGGTGCAGTATTGGGTCAAAGTCATTTTTGTGGATAATAAAGAATTAGAATTCAAGGACGCGATTCGCCATACCATCAGCGATGACATGGAAATTCTTGAAATTGATACTCCCAAGGAAGTCACCATCATTCCCTTGAAGCAAATTAAGTATTTTTCTTGCGATGCCGGAGTCTTTGCCAAAACATAAGTAGAGGCAGTAAATCGGGTCAGGGGTCTGTTAATATTCAGATTGAATTATCCGAAAGGATTTAGGAGGTTCTTGTTCGTTATATGGTCAAATTTCCTATTTTCTTATTTATAATGGAAAGACCCTAAACCTAACCCCTTACATAATCCTTGCCAACAGAAAGGTATTTGATTTCGTCTCTTATAAAGGGAAATAAGAAAAACTCTTCTTGCCTAATTCATCTCTTTATGCCACCATCATATTATTCCTGTAATCCGACGTGGATCTTCTTTCATAAAAACCCCAATTGAAATTTGGAATGACAATTCGTTGAAGACACGGAAGGAATAATCATGATCATGGAAACGATCAAACAGGTTGGTAAACAAATCAGTCTGGTCCTGGTCTTATTGCTCGGGCTGTTGATCCTTTGGGAGCTTCCCCACCATGATCGAAATTACCTCTCCCATCAGGAGCGGACCGCCCAATTAGGAACGAAGCTGCCGTCGTATGAGGTAAAGACCTTTTTGCGCCATATTGAGACTAGGCTTCCTTCCTATCGGGAAGAATTTCAGCAGGCTGAGAAAAAATCAGGGATTTCATGGATGTTATTAGCAGCCATGGCCTATCAAGAATCTCAATGGAACCACAAGGCAGTTAGTCCCACAGGGGTGCGGGGAATTATGATGCTTACACGGTCCACTGCCTCGGATCTGGGAATCAAAAATCGGCTTGACCCTTCAAAAAGTATTGCCGGTGGAGCCCGTTATCTATCCTATTTGCAAAAACGGGTTCCTGACAATATTCGAATGCCAGATCGCATGTTTTTTGCCCTTGCCGCTTACAATGTCGGCATGGGACACATTAACGATGCTCGATTGCTTGCTAAGCGCCTAGGTAAAAACTCTGATCAGTGGGATGACCTTAAAAGCATTCTTCCCCTCCTGGCTCATAAAGAATATTACCAGGATCTGCCACATCGTTATGCCCGTGGATGGGAGCCTGTCAAATATGTGAAGCGTATTCGAGCCTATCGGAACATCCTTCAGCAGGTTATGAAGCGTGAAGGGAAAATGTCTCAAGTGGATATTTAATTCGTTCCTCTGTTGTATTTCAGTTGATCTTCAGCCTCTCTCGGATAACATTTTTCTGGCATTATTCCCTTTATTTTAGTCCTTTCGCATTCCTTGACCTTCCAGATTTCTTCCCTCTTCAAAATATACAGGTGTGAGATTAATGCGCATGGGCGTGACCCCAAAAACAGGGACCATCAAATGTAGATCTTTGAAGGTGAAATGATCGAACATTTGGGAAAAATTAAATCTGATCTCTAGGGCGTTTGGGTCCCAAGGGATTCATCTGGCTTGGCGCGTTCGATGGTTAGTGCAATATCATTTGGTAAAATTTTGGCTTTAATCCTATCTCCAAATTTAAAGGATTCCGAAATGGATGTTTGGGGAGTAACCTCGATACGAATTTCTCCACGGTCGCCTCGGACTATATACATGTTTTCATCAATCATTAAAACCTCGGCCACAACCGTACGAAATTTTGGAGGGGTCTTTGGCGCAGGTGTTGATGTGTCATTTTTGGAAGGAATTGATTCTGATTCTGGAGCAATCACAATGGAAGGTGCCGTCGGAGTTGAGGGTAAAAGCCCTTCTTCCAACCGAATGCCGGGGGATTCATCGGGAGTCGCACGAACAATGGATAATGCTTTATCCTGTGGGGTAACTCTTGCTTTGATTCGATCCCCAAACTCGAAGGATTCTGATAACTTGGTTTGGGGTGTCACTTCAATTTGAATCTCTCCATAGTCGCTTCTGATGATATAAAAATTTTTATCCACCATTAGGATGTCGGCAATAATGATCCGCACATTCGGTGACACAGTTGTAGGGGGAGTTGTCGGTTCTGGCTTATTAGTGCTTGAAGAGGGAGTAGATGGAGGAGGGGGAGACGTGGTGCCGGGAACTCTACTTTGTGTCCCAATCGGTTCGCCTGATTGGGCTTTTGTTATGGCAACTGCCTTGTCGTTTGGTAAGAGAATTGCTTTTATGCGATCGCCAAAGGTGAATGACTCCGTCACTTGAGTTTCCGTGGTGACTTCTATTCGAATTTCTCCACGTTCCCCACGAACCACATAAAACGCGCCATCGATCATCAAGAAGTCCGCAACAACAGTCCTGGTTTTTGGGAGAGGGGAAGGTTGAGAAGAGGCTTGGGCCAATTGCTTACCATTACCTTCATCGGCAAATGGGGCTTGAGG encodes:
- the proC gene encoding pyrroline-5-carboxylate reductase codes for the protein MAQSPKLAFLGAGNMCEALVTGILKANLASPANISVTDISSIRLEHFQKTFQVQVGSHNADEVKSADIIVLCVKPQVMDIVLSEIKDQLSPKHLVISVAAGYPLARIQQHIGENVSLIRAMPNTPAVIQEGVTALAGSSGLPSQHLLLAQSIFESVGRVVTVEESLMDAVTGLSGSGPAYIYLVIEALTDGGVRMGIPRTVATVLAAQTVLGAAKMVLESGEHPALLKDRVTSPGGTTIAGLQQLEIGRIRATLMNAVEAATARSHELGQL
- a CDS encoding transglycosylase SLT domain-containing protein; this translates as METIKQVGKQISLVLVLLLGLLILWELPHHDRNYLSHQERTAQLGTKLPSYEVKTFLRHIETRLPSYREEFQQAEKKSGISWMLLAAMAYQESQWNHKAVSPTGVRGIMMLTRSTASDLGIKNRLDPSKSIAGGARYLSYLQKRVPDNIRMPDRMFFALAAYNVGMGHINDARLLAKRLGKNSDQWDDLKSILPLLAHKEYYQDLPHRYARGWEPVKYVKRIRAYRNILQQVMKREGKMSQVDI